In a genomic window of Caloenas nicobarica isolate bCalNic1 chromosome 1, bCalNic1.hap1, whole genome shotgun sequence:
- the LOC135984578 gene encoding endonuclease domain-containing 1 protein-like, whose protein sequence is MLLPLLLQFWASCFWLGRSEVVTSFERSCPQFFFRETPPNEALEPENPAWICQRYQNQYYFATLYDRNRRIPVYSAYLYQPASGTRPNTWLVEPQLMGPTYPKTMERERTLLNNFGISSEQLSESQAILQDYKNLTGLNRGHLNPSGQHSDSSSRTATFTLTNIVPQNEKLNGGAWNNYEQQTMMKRTQGCNTTYVVVGAVPGNNYIAKGRVNIPSYLWSSACCEVDTHHRKTWAVIAENDKNEVQLLTLGELEDMLTQLYGRKRVSLFNSDCPRE, encoded by the exons ATGCTGttgccgctgctgctgcagttctgGGCGAGCTGCTTCTGGCTGGGACGCAGCGAGGTGGTGACATCCTTTGAACGTTCATGCCCTCAGTTTTTCTTCCGGGAAACCCCCCCAAATGAAGCCCTGGAGCCAGAGAACCCAGCCTGGATCTGCCAGCGCTACCAGAACCAGTATTACTTTGCCACCCTGTACGACAGGAACAGGCGGATTCCCGTGTATTCTGCTTACCTCTACCAGCCTGCATCTGGCACAAGACCCAACACGTGGCTGGTTGAGCCCCAG CTGATGGGTCCAACTTATCCCAAAACTATGGAAAGAGAGCGGACCCTCTTAAATAATTTCGGCATCAGCTCAGAGCAGCTCAGTGAGAGCCAGGCTATCCTCCAAGACTACAAGAACCTGACGGGTTTGAACCGTGGCCATTTGAATCCCAGCGGCCAGCACTCTgactccagcagcaggacagctaCCTTCACCCTCACCAACATAGTTCCCCAGAATGAGAAACTCAATGGCGGTGCCTGGAACAACTACGAGCAGCAAACAATGATGAAGAGGACCCAGGGATGCAACACCACCTACGTTGTCGTGGGTGCTGTGCCTGGGAACAACTATATCGCCAAGGGGAGGGTTAATATACCTAGCTACCTCTGGTCAAGCGCCTGCTGCGAGGTGGACACCCACCACAGGAAGACTTGGGCGGTCATTGCCGAGAACGACAAGAACGAGGTCCAGCTGCTcacactgggggagctggaggacATGTTGACCCAGCTCTATGGGAGGAAGCGGGTTTCTCTGTTTAACAGTGACTGTCCCCGGGAATAA
- the LOC136003133 gene encoding interleukin-2 receptor subunit alpha-like yields the protein MAIFILKCPYSGMAPPSVRTATTRNPEDDDFDIKPVEECPALPWTEFAEVSADMYPLGTKLYYKCDRGYTRRSGQYPGIQCKEKLGFASWVYKEFECIAHLTSPTDEKKLLSTAPMMELGFTQKPETKTQSPAPQKQKNLSEFGQKDFCGPPKTIPHASLSPSKQYYVGQVLHFKCQSGYDKRPPTSGTSTCMKVNGKITWTPLAMRCTNDSSYSDQLLPQTIEPDPPVSLWCPVQSDPGLAYPSCSSPVMLPLTAIVFVLLIIPTVFV from the exons ATGGCAATTTTTATCTTGAAATGTCCATATTCAGGCATGGCTCCTCCCAGTGTGAGGACTGCCACAACAAGAAACCCAGAAGATGATGACTTTGATATCAAACCCGTTG AAGAATGCCCGGCTCTTCCATGGACCGAATTTGCTGAGGTTTCTGCTGACATGTATCCACTGGGGACCAAACTGTATTATAAATGTGACCGTGGCTACACAAGAAGAAGTGGCCAGTACCCGGGAATTCAGTGTAAGGAGAAACTGGGGTTCGCTTCTTGGGTCTACAAGGAATTTGAATGCATTG CACATTTAACTTCTCccacagatgagaaaaaattGTTGTCAACAGCTCCCATGATGGAGTTAGGTTTTACACAGAAGccagaaacaaaaacacagagccctgcaccccagaagcaaaaaaacctgtcaGAGTTTGGCCAGAAAG ATTTTTGTGGTCCTCCCAAGACTATTCCACATGCATCTTTAAGCCCGAGCAAACAATATTATGTGGGGCAAGTACTGCATTTCAAATGCCAGAGCGGTTACGATAAGCGACCCCCCACCTCTGGCACCAGCACGTGCATGAAGGTGAATGGCAAAATTACCTGGACGCCCCTTGCCATGCGATGCACCAATGACAGCAGCTACAGCGACCAGTTGCTTCCACAGACTATTGAGCCAG ATCCACCTGTTTCCCTGTGGTGCCCAGTTCAGAGTGATCCAG GTTTGGCTTATCCATCCTGTTCCTCACCTGTGATGCTGCCATTGACAG CTATCGTTTTTGTTCTGCTTATCATTCCTACTGTTTTTGTGTGA